Proteins encoded by one window of Bryobacteraceae bacterium:
- a CDS encoding sugar phosphate isomerase/epimerase family protein, whose translation MSQIQGPAIFLAQFMGDDEPYNSLPAITGWVKSLGYKGVQLPSWDGRIMDLAKAAKSKTYCDEIKGRTNGLAVTELASHLQGQLVASHPAFDEMFDVFAPAELRGDSKAKAAWAVAQMKLAIKASANMGLTCTPSFTGALLWPYIYPWPQRPAGLVEEGFSELAKRWKPILDFADRHGVDIAYELHPGEDVYDGATFERFREATGNHPRVAINYDPSHFVLQCLDYVRFIDAYAPFIKAFHVKDAEFRPSERAGVYGGYLAWKERPGRFRSLGDGQVDFKQVFSRLTAAGYKSWAVLEWECCYKDSVQGAAEGAPFIQSMLIDVPKKAFDDFAGAATDAKRNRRVLGLK comes from the coding sequence ATGTCGCAGATCCAGGGACCCGCAATCTTCCTCGCCCAGTTCATGGGCGACGATGAACCGTACAACTCGCTCCCGGCGATCACCGGGTGGGTGAAGTCACTCGGGTACAAGGGTGTGCAACTGCCGTCGTGGGACGGCCGGATCATGGATCTCGCCAAGGCCGCCAAGTCGAAGACCTACTGCGACGAGATCAAGGGGCGGACCAACGGACTCGCAGTCACCGAGCTGGCGTCGCACCTGCAGGGGCAGCTCGTGGCGAGCCACCCGGCGTTCGACGAAATGTTCGATGTATTCGCGCCCGCAGAACTCCGCGGCGATTCGAAGGCGAAAGCGGCTTGGGCCGTGGCCCAAATGAAGCTCGCCATCAAAGCGTCGGCGAACATGGGGCTCACCTGCACGCCGTCGTTCACCGGAGCGCTGCTGTGGCCCTACATTTATCCATGGCCGCAGCGGCCGGCCGGCCTCGTGGAAGAAGGCTTCAGCGAACTGGCCAAGCGCTGGAAGCCGATCCTCGACTTCGCGGACCGGCACGGCGTCGACATCGCCTACGAACTGCATCCGGGCGAGGACGTCTACGACGGCGCCACCTTCGAGCGCTTCCGCGAAGCCACCGGCAATCATCCCCGCGTGGCCATCAACTACGATCCGTCGCACTTCGTGCTGCAGTGCCTGGACTACGTGCGCTTTATCGACGCCTACGCGCCCTTCATCAAGGCCTTCCACGTGAAAGACGCCGAGTTCCGGCCATCGGAACGCGCCGGCGTCTACGGCGGCTACCTCGCCTGGAAGGAGCGTCCCGGGCGTTTCCGCTCGCTCGGCGACGGGCAAGTGGACTTCAAGCAGGTCTTCTCGCGGCTCACCGCGGCCGGCTACAAGAGCTGGGCCGTGCTCGAGTGGGAGTGCTGCTACAAAGACAGCGTGCAGGGCGCGGCGGAAGGCGCGCCGTTCATCCAGAGCATGCTGATCGACGTGCCGAAGAAGGCGTTCGACGACTTTGCGGGCGCGGCCACCGACGCCAAGCGCAACCGCCGCGTCCTCGGCCTGAAGTAG
- a CDS encoding terminase family protein — protein MPEHIFPFAHALDPAQFARERLQFRPDPVQARVLDPSIRRGLLNCTRHCGKSTITSVRAVHNAYFNADSLTLVVAPTERQSADLVRKCRHWLTKLDISPRSDGANKTSLLLPNGARIVGLPGREDHIRGFSAASLLLIDEASQVPDHLYHAVRPMAAAAGGAASIWLISTPKGRRGFFYDEFANPKSAFTAISVPATECARIAPEFLEQERRSLPEHVFAQEYLCQFTSNAAGLYNETDIEAAVSPELPSLFPQNDPLLYLPQPINQLFPYPYQAFFIGVGIGQSHDRTAVVILELLTVFTNEHDPLTFERKTRRYHRVRFVDRIPFGAAPDAIAGYLERVVSRADLNGRTIVTIDASGAGAPIHEMFDQRCPPVKETTRVVIIGGKQATKDYARPHWSLPRRDLLYSIEHLLRRRQIDIASDTPHTRTLLRGLSLIERTFSDTNGEPLESALSTAHDDLVLALGLACWRARFHEVPCNVTPDAFRGLTNPRIPGLRPDYAQAMSMIT, from the coding sequence ATGCCGGAACACATCTTCCCCTTCGCCCACGCTCTGGACCCCGCGCAGTTCGCCCGCGAACGCCTCCAGTTCCGGCCCGACCCAGTCCAGGCCCGCGTACTGGACCCCTCCATCCGCCGCGGCCTACTCAATTGCACCCGTCACTGTGGTAAGTCGACAATCACTTCCGTCCGCGCCGTCCACAACGCCTACTTCAATGCGGACTCGCTCACTCTCGTCGTCGCGCCCACCGAACGCCAGTCCGCGGATCTCGTCCGTAAGTGCCGTCACTGGCTTACTAAGCTCGATATCTCTCCCCGCTCCGACGGCGCGAACAAGACATCTCTCCTGCTCCCCAACGGCGCCCGCATCGTCGGACTTCCCGGCCGCGAAGATCACATTCGAGGATTCTCGGCCGCCTCCCTCCTCCTGATCGACGAAGCCTCGCAAGTGCCGGACCATCTCTACCACGCCGTCCGCCCCATGGCCGCCGCCGCGGGCGGCGCCGCTTCGATCTGGCTCATCTCCACGCCCAAGGGCAGGCGCGGATTCTTCTACGACGAGTTCGCCAACCCTAAGTCCGCTTTCACCGCCATCTCCGTCCCCGCCACCGAATGCGCCCGCATCGCCCCCGAGTTCCTCGAACAGGAACGCCGATCCCTCCCCGAACATGTGTTCGCTCAGGAATACCTTTGCCAGTTCACGTCCAACGCCGCTGGACTCTACAATGAAACCGACATCGAAGCCGCCGTATCCCCAGAGCTCCCCTCCCTCTTCCCACAAAACGATCCTCTTCTCTATTTGCCACAGCCCATTAACCAGCTTTTCCCCTACCCTTACCAGGCCTTCTTCATCGGCGTCGGCATCGGCCAATCCCACGACCGCACCGCCGTCGTCATCCTCGAACTCCTCACCGTCTTCACCAACGAGCACGACCCACTCACCTTTGAACGCAAAACCCGCCGCTACCACCGTGTCCGCTTCGTGGACCGCATCCCCTTTGGGGCCGCGCCCGACGCAATCGCCGGTTATCTGGAGCGCGTCGTCTCCCGCGCCGACCTCAATGGCCGCACCATCGTCACCATCGACGCTTCCGGCGCCGGCGCCCCCATCCACGAAATGTTCGACCAACGCTGTCCCCCGGTCAAGGAAACCACCCGCGTCGTGATCATCGGCGGCAAGCAGGCCACGAAGGACTACGCCCGCCCCCATTGGTCCCTCCCCCGCCGGGACTTACTCTACTCCATCGAGCACTTGCTTCGCCGCCGCCAGATCGATATCGCCAGCGACACCCCCCACACCCGCACGCTCCTTCGCGGACTCTCCCTCATCGAGCGCACATTCTCAGACACCAACGGCGAACCTCTCGAATCCGCTCTCTCCACTGCCCACGATGATCTCGTCCTCGCCCTCGGCCTCGCCTGCTGGCGCGCCAGGTTTCACGAAGTCCCCTGCAACGTCACCCCGGACGCCTTTCGTGGCCTCACCAACCCTCGCATCCCCGGCCTACGCCCCGATTACGCCCAGGCAATGAGCATGATTACATAG
- a CDS encoding TIM barrel protein codes for MDRRTLLRATFGAPLASAVSSAAPYNYHLRYAPRVGWLNIPVPRQLEKYAEWGFKTFEYNGLPRHSDAEIAEIRKKMDELGMSMGVFVVNRGGWKASAMVDKQFHATFFEDCKRAVEIHQVVGNECATVTSGLAVPNLGFSEQTANCVEALKRAAGIVEGSKLVLVLEPLNIRVDHAGYFVVYSDHAREIMERVNHPQVRILFDMYHQQISEGNLINHIRKHWDWIGYFQIGDVPGRKEPGTGEVNWKNVFQAIHAKGYKGILGMEHGLSVPGEPGMKKCFEAYREADQFPS; via the coding sequence ATGGACCGCAGGACTCTGCTTCGCGCCACGTTCGGCGCGCCCTTGGCTTCCGCCGTCTCGAGCGCCGCGCCATACAACTACCACCTCCGGTACGCCCCCCGCGTCGGCTGGCTCAACATCCCCGTGCCCCGGCAACTAGAGAAGTACGCCGAATGGGGCTTCAAGACTTTCGAATACAACGGACTCCCCCGCCACTCCGACGCTGAAATCGCCGAAATCCGCAAGAAAATGGACGAACTCGGCATGAGCATGGGCGTCTTCGTCGTCAACCGTGGCGGCTGGAAGGCGTCGGCCATGGTCGACAAGCAGTTTCACGCCACCTTCTTCGAAGACTGCAAGCGCGCCGTTGAGATTCACCAGGTCGTCGGCAACGAATGCGCCACTGTCACAAGCGGACTCGCCGTCCCCAACCTCGGCTTCAGCGAACAGACCGCCAATTGCGTCGAAGCCCTGAAGCGCGCCGCCGGCATCGTCGAAGGCTCCAAACTCGTCCTTGTTCTTGAACCGCTGAATATCCGCGTCGATCACGCCGGCTACTTCGTCGTCTACTCCGATCACGCCCGCGAGATCATGGAGCGTGTCAACCATCCGCAGGTGCGGATCCTGTTCGATATGTATCACCAGCAGATCTCCGAAGGGAACCTGATCAATCACATCCGCAAGCACTGGGATTGGATCGGTTACTTCCAAATCGGCGACGTTCCGGGGCGTAAGGAACCCGGCACCGGTGAGGTTAACTGGAAAAACGTCTTCCAGGCCATCCACGCCAAGGGGTACAAAGGCATCCTCGGCATGGAGCACGGCCTGTCGGTCCCCGGCGAACCCGGCATGAAGAAGTGCTTCGAAGCTTACCGCGAGGCCGATCAGTTCCCCTCCTGA
- a CDS encoding CbiX/SirB N-terminal domain-containing protein yields the protein MTGFAIFGHGSVVESANDAVRAAAGRFAVEGGYDLVEASFLELGKPDLPTAAETLISRGATRIVVVPYFLTSGKHLKVDLPRIVAGIQGIHPGMEITVTEPLDGHPALASILIDRARSAV from the coding sequence ATGACGGGCTTCGCCATCTTCGGCCACGGCTCGGTCGTCGAGTCCGCGAACGACGCGGTCCGCGCCGCCGCCGGCCGCTTTGCCGTCGAAGGCGGCTACGACCTCGTTGAAGCCTCGTTTCTCGAACTCGGGAAGCCCGATCTGCCAACCGCCGCCGAGACCCTGATCTCCCGCGGCGCAACCCGCATCGTCGTCGTGCCCTACTTCCTCACTTCCGGAAAGCACCTCAAGGTCGACCTTCCCCGAATCGTTGCCGGCATCCAGGGCATCCACCCAGGTATGGAGATCACCGTTACCGAACCGCTCGACGGCCACCCGGCGCTCGCTTCCATCCTGATCGACCGCGCCCGCTCCGCCGTCTAA
- a CDS encoding FAD-dependent oxidoreductase — protein MPGARSATLREWRDLAPEVRHFEFETADDMPFEPGQFISLTEPLGGHAITRAYSLASAPGGRRFALCLNRVNDGHMSPHLFALRESDPISFSGPLGAFIVRRPERDRIYVATGTGIAPFRSMLAHQFAVGDPASVTLIFGVRYPETILYRDELERWEAARPNFTFRPTLSRPPVEWTGLRGHVQEHVLAAVGDRRDLDVYICGMKAMVDDLRARLKAAGLDRRQIVTEKYD, from the coding sequence ATGCCCGGCGCCCGATCAGCAACGCTCCGCGAGTGGCGCGACCTCGCCCCCGAGGTCCGCCACTTCGAGTTCGAAACCGCCGATGACATGCCCTTCGAGCCCGGCCAGTTCATCTCGCTCACCGAACCGCTCGGCGGCCATGCCATCACGCGCGCCTACTCGCTTGCCTCCGCGCCTGGCGGCCGCCGGTTCGCGCTTTGCCTGAATCGCGTCAACGACGGCCATATGTCGCCCCACCTGTTCGCTCTCCGCGAAAGCGACCCGATCTCATTCAGCGGCCCCCTTGGCGCCTTCATCGTTCGCCGCCCCGAACGGGACCGCATCTACGTCGCCACCGGTACCGGTATCGCCCCCTTCCGCTCGATGCTCGCCCACCAGTTCGCCGTCGGCGACCCCGCCTCCGTCACACTGATTTTTGGAGTCCGCTACCCGGAGACGATCCTCTACCGCGACGAGCTCGAGCGATGGGAAGCCGCCCGCCCCAACTTCACGTTCCGTCCCACACTCTCCCGCCCGCCCGTCGAGTGGACCGGCCTTCGTGGCCACGTCCAGGAGCACGTTCTCGCCGCCGTCGGCGATCGCCGCGACCTCGACGTCTACATCTGCGGTATGAAAGCGATGGTCGACGATCTGCGCGCGCGCCTAAAAGCCGCCGGCCTCGACCGGCGCCAGATCGTCACCGAGAAGTACGACTGA